The Kitasatospora paranensis genome has a window encoding:
- a CDS encoding YggS family pyridoxal phosphate-dependent enzyme, with protein sequence MTNDIYGPFPGRPDFPSLLDPRQRARYEQLGANLDVVEKRIVDACAAAGRSRDEVTLVVVTKTYPAEDTALLAALGVTDVAENRDQDAAPKAETCGNLPLTWHFVGQLQTNKVRSVVRYADRVHSVDRARLVDSLSAAVQSAGRAPLGCLVQVALDKADGEGAGRAGVAPADVPALADLIAAAPGLRLDGVMTVAPLAGPLAGDPAAAFARLAEIASGVRAGHPAATMVSAGMSGDLEQAVAAGATHVRVGTAVLGVRSPLG encoded by the coding sequence ATGACGAACGACATCTACGGACCGTTCCCGGGCCGCCCGGATTTCCCGTCCCTGCTCGACCCGCGGCAGCGCGCCCGCTACGAGCAGCTCGGCGCCAACCTCGACGTGGTCGAGAAGCGGATCGTCGACGCCTGCGCCGCCGCCGGCCGGTCCCGCGACGAGGTCACCCTGGTCGTGGTCACCAAGACCTACCCGGCCGAGGACACCGCACTGCTGGCCGCGCTCGGGGTGACCGACGTGGCCGAGAACCGCGACCAGGACGCCGCGCCCAAGGCGGAGACGTGCGGGAACCTGCCGCTCACCTGGCACTTCGTCGGACAGTTGCAGACCAACAAGGTGCGCTCGGTGGTGCGCTACGCCGACCGCGTGCACTCCGTGGACCGCGCGCGACTGGTCGATTCGCTCTCCGCGGCGGTGCAGTCGGCGGGCCGCGCGCCCCTGGGCTGCCTGGTGCAGGTGGCGCTCGACAAGGCGGACGGCGAGGGCGCGGGCCGGGCCGGCGTCGCCCCGGCCGACGTGCCGGCGCTCGCCGACCTGATCGCCGCCGCCCCGGGGCTCCGCCTGGACGGCGTCATGACGGTGGCTCCGCTCGCCGGTCCGCTGGCCGGGGATCCGGCCGCCGCCTTCGCGCGGCTGGCGGAAATCGCAAGCGGGGTACGGGCGGGCCATCCTGCTGCCACGATGGTCTCGGCGGGCATGAGCGGCGATCTGGAGCAGGCCGTGGCAGCCGGGGCGACACATGTACGCGTCGGTACGGCGGTACTCGGTGTGCGGTCACCGCTCGGGTAA
- the pgeF gene encoding peptidoglycan editing factor PgeF translates to MIPHISRHGAHFASTTRWGGVSTSPYGELNLGGAVGDDPAAVRRNRAVAAGALGLDPADVVWMHQVHGADVAVVTERQPDGQAPTVDAVVTDRPLALAVLTADCTPVLLADPVAGVVGAAHAGRPGLAAGVVPAAVRAMARLGADPGRITAVLGPAVCGRCYEVPAELRAEVADVVPAAWAETSWGTPALDVAAGVAAQLAEAGVAEVVPSTVCTLESADHYSYRREQRTGRLASYVWLGSDLS, encoded by the coding sequence GTGATTCCTCACATCAGTCGACACGGTGCTCACTTCGCCTCCACCACCCGGTGGGGCGGGGTGAGCACCTCGCCGTACGGGGAGCTCAACCTCGGCGGGGCGGTCGGGGACGACCCGGCCGCCGTCCGGCGCAACCGCGCGGTGGCCGCCGGCGCGCTGGGGCTCGACCCGGCGGACGTGGTCTGGATGCACCAGGTGCACGGGGCCGACGTCGCCGTGGTGACGGAGCGGCAGCCGGACGGGCAGGCCCCGACGGTGGACGCGGTGGTCACCGACCGCCCGCTCGCCCTCGCGGTGCTGACCGCCGACTGCACGCCGGTGCTGCTCGCCGACCCCGTCGCCGGGGTCGTCGGCGCCGCGCACGCCGGCCGCCCGGGCCTGGCCGCCGGGGTCGTCCCGGCCGCCGTCCGGGCGATGGCCCGACTCGGCGCCGACCCCGGCCGGATCACCGCCGTCCTCGGCCCCGCGGTCTGCGGCCGCTGCTACGAAGTGCCCGCCGAACTGCGCGCCGAGGTCGCCGACGTGGTGCCCGCCGCCTGGGCCGAGACCTCCTGGGGCACCCCGGCGCTCGACGTCGCCGCCGGGGTCGCCGCCCAGCTCGCCGAAGCGGGCGTGGCCGAGGTGGTGCCCTCCACCGTGTGCACCCTCGAATCGGCCGACCACTACTCCTACCGCCGCGAGCAGCGCACGGGCCGCCTCGCGAGTTACGTCTGGTTGGGCTCCGATCTTTCATGA
- a CDS encoding cell division protein SepF translates to MAGAMRKMAVYLGLVEDETYDGQGYDPDDDYDADPEPIRTGRTEDLRPAAAAQSAPAPVAHIAPQPVPAAVPIRQEAPRMAPVSSITPDRRQNVEKSAPVIMPKVVNEREPYRITTLHPRTYNEARTIGEQFRDGTPVIMNLTEMDDTDAKRLVDFAAGLVFGLHGSIERVTQKVFLLSPANVDVTAEDKARIAEGGFFNQS, encoded by the coding sequence ATGGCCGGCGCAATGCGCAAGATGGCGGTCTACCTCGGCCTCGTGGAGGACGAGACGTACGACGGCCAGGGGTACGACCCCGACGACGACTACGACGCCGACCCGGAGCCGATCCGCACCGGGCGCACCGAGGACCTGCGCCCGGCCGCGGCGGCGCAGTCCGCCCCGGCTCCCGTCGCCCACATCGCCCCGCAGCCCGTGCCGGCCGCCGTGCCGATCCGGCAGGAGGCTCCGCGGATGGCCCCAGTGTCGTCCATCACACCCGACCGCCGCCAGAACGTGGAGAAGAGCGCCCCGGTGATCATGCCCAAGGTAGTGAACGAACGAGAGCCCTACCGCATCACCACGCTGCACCCGAGGACGTACAACGAGGCCCGTACCATCGGGGAACAGTTCCGCGACGGCACTCCTGTGATCATGAATTTGACCGAGATGGACGACACGGACGCCAAGCGACTCGTAGACTTCGCCGCTGGACTCGTCTTCGGTCTGCACGGCAGTATCGAGCGCGTGACACAGAAGGTGTTCCTCCTGTCTCCTGCTAACGTCGATGTCACGGCGGAGGACAAGGCTCGGATCGCCGAGGGTGGGTTCTTCAACCAGAGCTGA
- a CDS encoding YggT family protein: MGIVGAVLYYALTVFLLILLFRLVMDWVFQFARSWQPGRAMVLVLEATYTVTDPPLKLLRRFIPPLRLGGVALDLSFFVLMIIVYVLISLVRSLSL, from the coding sequence ATGGGGATCGTCGGGGCGGTGCTCTACTACGCGCTGACCGTCTTCCTGTTGATCCTCCTCTTCCGTCTCGTGATGGACTGGGTCTTCCAGTTCGCGCGGTCGTGGCAACCGGGAAGGGCCATGGTCCTGGTCCTGGAGGCCACGTACACTGTCACGGATCCGCCACTCAAGCTTCTTCGGCGTTTCATTCCGCCGTTGCGTCTCGGGGGCGTGGCGCTCGACCTGTCCTTCTTCGTACTGATGATCATTGTGTATGTCCTGATCTCGCTCGTGCGGTCCCTGTCGTTGTGA
- the ftsW gene encoding putative lipid II flippase FtsW — translation MSGEGKAGTTAPPERGPSRLQLISATTTTFKSATPVTRLRALRDRVRWTLDRPLTPYYLLLGSTMLLVVLGLVMVFSSSQILVMEHHLPITFFFRKQLVAVLLGTVMGVLLARTPVKALRLLAYPMLLAVVGALLLVAVPGIGMMVNGNRNWLNFGFFQVQPSEFAKLAVVLWGADLLARKHRTHTLDQWKHLLVPLVPGTVLLMMLIMLGGDMGTTMVLVAMLFGLLWMVGAPLRLFGATLGIAVIACTALIITVPHRLDRLACIGVTKPDPNLNCFQALHGLYAFAAGGPFGSGLGAGVEKWGQLPEAHTDFIFAATGEELGLVGTLSVLALFAALGYAGIRVAIGTKDPFVRYAAGAATTWIMAQAMVNLGSALGLLPIAGVPLPLFSYGGSAMLSAMCAIGVLISFARSSPGAKAALAARNQTRPGAFLARVLPRRRTTARKAVRPTRRER, via the coding sequence GTGTCCGGTGAGGGCAAGGCGGGGACGACCGCCCCACCGGAGCGCGGACCTTCGCGCCTCCAGCTGATCTCGGCGACCACCACCACCTTCAAGTCGGCGACGCCGGTCACCCGGCTGCGGGCGCTGCGGGACCGCGTCCGGTGGACGCTGGACCGCCCGCTCACCCCGTACTACCTGCTGCTCGGCTCCACCATGCTGCTCGTGGTGCTCGGCCTGGTCATGGTGTTCTCCTCGTCGCAGATCCTGGTGATGGAGCATCACCTGCCGATCACCTTCTTCTTCCGCAAACAGCTGGTCGCCGTGCTGCTGGGCACCGTGATGGGGGTGCTGCTGGCCCGCACGCCGGTGAAGGCGCTGCGGCTGCTCGCCTACCCGATGCTGCTGGCGGTGGTCGGGGCACTGCTGCTGGTCGCCGTCCCGGGCATCGGCATGATGGTCAACGGCAACCGGAACTGGCTCAACTTCGGCTTCTTCCAGGTCCAGCCGTCGGAGTTCGCCAAGCTCGCGGTGGTGCTCTGGGGCGCCGACCTGCTGGCCCGCAAGCACCGCACGCACACCCTGGACCAGTGGAAGCACCTGCTGGTGCCGCTGGTGCCCGGCACCGTGCTGCTGATGATGCTGATCATGCTCGGCGGCGACATGGGCACCACGATGGTCCTGGTCGCGATGCTTTTCGGCCTGCTCTGGATGGTCGGCGCACCGCTGCGGCTGTTCGGCGCCACCCTGGGCATCGCGGTGATCGCCTGCACCGCACTGATCATCACCGTGCCGCACCGCCTCGACCGGCTGGCCTGCATCGGCGTCACCAAGCCGGACCCGAACCTGAACTGCTTCCAGGCCCTGCACGGCCTCTACGCCTTCGCCGCCGGAGGCCCGTTCGGCTCCGGACTCGGCGCCGGCGTCGAGAAGTGGGGCCAGCTCCCGGAGGCGCACACCGACTTCATCTTCGCCGCCACCGGCGAGGAACTCGGACTGGTGGGGACGCTGTCAGTCCTCGCCCTCTTCGCGGCACTAGGCTACGCGGGTATCCGAGTGGCCATCGGCACGAAGGACCCCTTCGTCAGGTACGCCGCGGGAGCCGCCACCACGTGGATCATGGCCCAGGCCATGGTCAACCTGGGGTCGGCGCTGGGACTGCTGCCCATCGCGGGCGTGCCCCTCCCGCTGTTCTCCTACGGAGGGTCCGCCATGCTGTCGGCCATGTGCGCCATCGGGGTGCTGATCAGCTTCGCGCGCAGCTCCCCGGGGGCCAAGGCGGCGCTCGCCGCCCGGAACCAGACCCGGCCCGGGGCATTCCTGGCCCGGGTGCTGCCACGACGACGAACCACAGCGCGCAAGGCCGTACGGCCGACGCGCAGGGAGCGGTGA
- a CDS encoding DivIVA domain-containing protein, with protein sequence MPLTPEDVRNKQFTTVRLREGYDEDEVDAFLDEVEAELTRLLRENEDLRAKLAAATRAAAQNQANMRKEQPQDGRPAGAPVPAAISGPPVPGQQQGPGPQMGQPMGQQQQMGQQQQMGNQPLGLPSGAPALPPGNGGQMGQPMGQPQQMGQTMGGQQQLVQPMGGQMLQPMGNPMGGPMGQPQQMGQPMGQQQQMGQTMGGQQQLAPMGGPMGQPMGQQQLAPMGGPMGQPMGQPQQQPGGDSAARVLALAQQTADQAISEARSEANKIVGEARSRAEGLERDARAKADALERDAQEKHRVAMGSLESARATLERKVEDLRAFEREYRTRLKSYLETQLRQLESQADDSLAPPRIPATASLPPAASSMAPATSSSVSSGAPSFGSQPSFGGNQSFGGQSFGGNSFGGGNPSFGGQPGGGTGAAQMAPAGMTQPMAAVRPQPPQPMQQAPAPMRGFLIDEDGDN encoded by the coding sequence ATGCCATTGACCCCCGAGGACGTTCGGAACAAGCAGTTCACGACCGTCCGGCTGCGCGAAGGCTATGACGAGGACGAGGTCGATGCCTTCCTCGACGAGGTCGAAGCCGAGCTGACCCGCCTGCTGCGCGAGAACGAGGACCTGCGCGCCAAGCTGGCGGCCGCCACGCGTGCCGCCGCGCAGAACCAGGCCAACATGCGCAAGGAGCAGCCGCAGGACGGCCGCCCCGCCGGTGCCCCGGTGCCCGCCGCCATATCCGGCCCGCCGGTGCCCGGCCAGCAGCAGGGCCCCGGTCCGCAGATGGGCCAGCCCATGGGCCAGCAGCAGCAGATGGGCCAGCAGCAGCAGATGGGCAACCAGCCCCTCGGCCTGCCGTCCGGTGCCCCGGCGCTCCCGCCCGGCAACGGCGGCCAGATGGGCCAGCCCATGGGCCAGCCGCAGCAGATGGGCCAGACCATGGGCGGCCAGCAGCAGCTGGTGCAGCCGATGGGCGGTCAGATGCTGCAGCCGATGGGCAACCCCATGGGCGGCCCGATGGGCCAGCCGCAGCAGATGGGCCAGCCCATGGGCCAGCAGCAGCAGATGGGCCAGACCATGGGCGGCCAGCAGCAGCTCGCCCCGATGGGTGGCCCGATGGGCCAGCCGATGGGCCAGCAGCAGCTCGCGCCGATGGGTGGCCCGATGGGTCAGCCGATGGGCCAGCCCCAGCAGCAGCCCGGTGGCGACAGCGCCGCCCGCGTCCTCGCCCTCGCCCAGCAGACCGCCGACCAGGCGATCTCCGAGGCCCGGTCCGAGGCCAACAAGATCGTCGGCGAGGCCCGCAGCCGCGCCGAGGGCCTGGAGCGGGACGCCCGTGCCAAGGCCGACGCCCTGGAGCGGGACGCGCAGGAGAAGCACCGCGTCGCGATGGGCTCCCTGGAGTCCGCCCGCGCCACGCTGGAGCGCAAGGTCGAGGACCTGCGCGCCTTCGAGCGCGAGTACCGCACCCGCCTGAAGTCCTACCTGGAGACCCAGCTGCGCCAGCTGGAGTCGCAGGCGGACGACTCGCTGGCGCCGCCGCGGATCCCGGCCACCGCTTCGCTGCCCCCGGCTGCGTCGTCGATGGCCCCGGCCACCAGCTCCTCGGTGAGCAGCGGCGCCCCGAGCTTCGGCAGCCAGCCGTCCTTCGGCGGGAACCAGTCGTTCGGCGGCCAGTCGTTCGGCGGGAACTCCTTCGGTGGCGGCAACCCGAGCTTCGGCGGTCAGCCGGGCGGCGGGACGGGTGCCGCGCAGATGGCCCCGGCCGGCATGACCCAGCCGATGGCGGCCGTCCGCCCGCAGCCTCCGCAGCCGATGCAGCAGGCACCGGCGCCGATGCGCGGCTTCCTCATCGACGAGGACGGCGACAACTAG
- the murG gene encoding undecaprenyldiphospho-muramoylpentapeptide beta-N-acetylglucosaminyltransferase, with amino-acid sequence MHVVLAGGGTAGHIEPAMALADALRRHDPSVGITALGTERGLETRLVPERGYELALIPAVPLPRKPTPELITVPGRLRGTVRAAQDVIERVKADVVVGFGGYVAMPAYFAAKRAGVPIVVHEANARPGLANKIGARYTDFVAVSTPDSKLRDSRYIGIPLRRTIATLDRNAVRPEARHYFGLDQRLPTLLVSGGSQGARRLNETVQAIAPRLQQYGVQILHAVGPKNELPVVDDIPGMPPYRAVPYVDRMDLAYAAADLMLCRAGAMTVAELAAVGLPAAFVPLPIGNGEQRLNAQPMVKAGGGLLVDDADLTSDWVLQNVLPVLTDPARLWDMSRAAAEFGRRDADELLVRMVYEAIEASRGGRRRG; translated from the coding sequence GTGCATGTCGTACTCGCCGGCGGCGGGACCGCCGGTCACATCGAGCCGGCCATGGCGCTCGCGGACGCGCTCCGCAGGCACGACCCGTCCGTGGGGATCACCGCCCTCGGCACCGAACGGGGTCTGGAGACCCGGCTGGTCCCCGAACGCGGCTACGAACTCGCGCTCATCCCGGCCGTGCCGCTGCCCCGCAAGCCCACCCCCGAGCTGATCACCGTGCCGGGCCGGCTGCGGGGCACCGTCCGGGCGGCCCAGGACGTCATCGAGCGGGTCAAGGCCGACGTCGTGGTCGGCTTCGGCGGCTACGTCGCGATGCCCGCCTACTTCGCCGCCAAGCGCGCGGGCGTCCCGATCGTGGTCCACGAGGCGAACGCCCGGCCGGGCCTCGCCAACAAGATCGGTGCCCGCTACACCGACTTCGTGGCCGTCTCCACCCCGGACTCCAAGCTGCGGGACTCCCGCTACATCGGCATCCCGCTGCGCCGCACCATCGCGACCCTGGACCGCAACGCGGTCCGCCCGGAGGCCCGGCACTACTTCGGCCTCGACCAGCGGCTGCCCACCCTGCTGGTGTCCGGCGGCTCGCAGGGCGCCCGCCGGCTGAACGAGACCGTCCAGGCGATCGCGCCGCGGCTCCAGCAGTACGGCGTGCAGATCCTGCACGCGGTCGGCCCGAAGAACGAGCTGCCGGTGGTCGACGACATCCCGGGGATGCCGCCGTACCGCGCGGTGCCGTACGTGGACCGGATGGACCTCGCCTATGCCGCGGCCGACCTGATGCTCTGCCGGGCCGGCGCGATGACCGTCGCCGAGCTGGCCGCCGTCGGGCTGCCCGCCGCGTTCGTGCCGCTGCCGATCGGCAACGGCGAGCAGCGGCTGAACGCCCAGCCGATGGTGAAGGCGGGCGGCGGCCTGCTGGTCGACGACGCCGACCTCACCTCGGACTGGGTGCTGCAGAACGTGCTGCCTGTGCTCACCGACCCGGCCCGGCTGTGGGACATGAGCCGGGCCGCCGCCGAGTTCGGCCGCCGCGACGCGGACGAGCTGCTGGTGCGCATGGTGTACGAGGCGATCGAGGCATCCCGGGGCGGCCGCCGTCGTGGCTGA
- a CDS encoding cell division protein FtsQ/DivIB yields the protein MADPAAPAAPSGEPPAPRVRLSRRGVLVLCLLGALIAGSLGWLVFVSSALDVRSVAVQGLDSGRLSQDEVARALGGLRHGPLARVDLAEAQRRVQSVPRVAKAEVWRGWPHTLRVKVTERRAVASVRTDDGRFAQVDAGGFTFATEAAAPAGVPVVDLQLGQQANDALAVFDRQALVQAAITVAAGLPPEVAKQAGAVQVHSYDDVRLQLAGGVTVRWGVRSGPRARPWC from the coding sequence GTGGCTGACCCCGCCGCCCCCGCCGCCCCGTCGGGGGAGCCGCCCGCACCGCGGGTCCGGCTCTCCCGGCGGGGCGTGCTGGTGCTCTGCCTCCTCGGCGCGCTGATCGCCGGCTCGCTGGGGTGGCTGGTCTTCGTCTCCTCGGCCCTGGACGTGCGCAGTGTCGCCGTCCAGGGGCTGGACAGCGGCCGGCTGAGCCAGGACGAGGTGGCGCGGGCGCTCGGCGGCCTCCGGCACGGGCCGCTGGCCCGGGTCGACCTGGCGGAGGCGCAGCGCCGGGTGCAGTCCGTTCCCCGGGTGGCGAAGGCGGAGGTCTGGCGCGGCTGGCCGCACACGCTTCGGGTGAAGGTGACCGAGCGTCGGGCGGTGGCCTCCGTGCGGACGGACGACGGGAGGTTCGCCCAGGTGGACGCGGGCGGCTTCACCTTCGCCACCGAGGCGGCGGCCCCGGCGGGGGTGCCGGTGGTGGACCTGCAACTCGGTCAGCAGGCGAACGATGCGCTGGCGGTGTTCGACCGCCAGGCCCTGGTGCAGGCGGCGATCACGGTGGCCGCGGGCCTCCCGCCGGAGGTCGCGAAGCAGGCCGGGGCCGTCCAGGTGCACAGCTACGACGATGTCCGGCTGCAGTTGGCGGGCGGGGTGACGGTGCGCTGGGGAGTCCGGAGCGGACCCCGCGCAAGGCCGTGGTGCTGA
- a CDS encoding UDP-N-acetylmuramoyl-tripeptide--D-alanyl-D-alanine ligase: MIALTLAEAAAAVGGTLDGGADPAARVTGPVVVDSRQVTPGGLFVAVVGERVDGHDYAAGAIADGAVAVLASRPVGVPAILVDDVVAALGRLARAVVEHAHATRVVALTGSSGKTSTKDLIAQVLQRHGETVYPPGNLNNEIGHPMTALRVEETTRHLVLEMGARHKGDIEYLTGITPPNISVVLNVGSAHVGEFGSKEGIAQAKGEIVEALTTEGVAVLNADDPLVRAMESRTKGRVVLFGESRDAHVRAADVRLDDTGRPSFTLITPAGSAPVNLRLYGEHHVSNALAAAAVAVELGMPVDDTAEALSEAGALSRWRMEVVDRADGVTVVNDAYNANPDSMRAALRALVSMAGRGPERRRTWAVLGEMRELGEESLDEHDAIGRLAVRLDVTKLVAVGGREAACMELGARNEGSWGEESVLVSDADAAIELLRSQLQPGDVVLVKASRSAGLEKVAEALLADGAAR; the protein is encoded by the coding sequence GTGATCGCACTGACCCTGGCCGAGGCCGCCGCGGCGGTCGGCGGCACCCTCGACGGCGGCGCGGACCCGGCGGCCCGGGTGACCGGCCCCGTGGTGGTGGACTCCCGGCAGGTGACGCCCGGCGGCCTGTTCGTCGCGGTGGTCGGCGAGCGGGTGGACGGCCACGACTACGCGGCCGGGGCGATCGCCGACGGCGCCGTCGCCGTCCTCGCCTCCCGTCCGGTCGGCGTGCCCGCGATCCTGGTCGACGACGTGGTCGCCGCGCTCGGCCGGCTCGCCCGCGCGGTGGTCGAACACGCCCACGCGACCCGGGTGGTGGCCCTCACCGGCTCCTCCGGCAAGACCAGCACCAAGGACCTGATCGCCCAGGTGCTGCAGCGCCACGGCGAGACCGTCTACCCGCCCGGCAACCTCAACAACGAGATCGGGCACCCGATGACCGCGCTGCGGGTCGAGGAGACGACCCGTCACCTGGTGCTGGAGATGGGCGCCCGGCACAAGGGCGACATCGAGTACCTGACCGGCATCACCCCGCCGAACATCTCCGTGGTGCTCAACGTGGGCAGCGCGCACGTCGGCGAGTTCGGCTCCAAGGAGGGCATCGCCCAGGCCAAGGGCGAGATCGTCGAGGCCCTCACCACCGAGGGCGTTGCCGTGCTCAACGCCGACGACCCCCTGGTACGGGCCATGGAGAGCCGCACCAAGGGCCGGGTCGTGCTGTTCGGCGAGAGCCGGGACGCCCACGTCCGTGCGGCCGATGTTCGCCTGGACGACACCGGGCGGCCGTCCTTCACGCTGATCACCCCGGCCGGTTCCGCACCGGTGAACCTGCGCCTGTACGGTGAGCACCACGTCTCGAACGCCCTCGCCGCCGCAGCGGTGGCGGTGGAGCTCGGGATGCCCGTCGACGACACCGCCGAAGCGCTCAGCGAGGCGGGTGCGCTGTCCCGCTGGCGCATGGAGGTCGTCGACCGGGCCGATGGTGTCACCGTCGTCAACGACGCCTACAACGCGAACCCGGACTCGATGCGGGCCGCGCTGCGGGCGCTCGTGTCGATGGCCGGCCGCGGCCCGGAGCGCCGCCGCACCTGGGCGGTGCTCGGGGAGATGCGGGAGCTCGGCGAGGAGAGCCTCGACGAGCACGACGCCATCGGACGGCTCGCCGTCCGGCTCGACGTCACCAAACTGGTGGCGGTCGGCGGACGCGAGGCGGCCTGCATGGAACTCGGCGCGAGGAACGAAGGTTCGTGGGGTGAGGAGTCGGTGCTGGTGTCCGACGCGGACGCGGCGATCGAGCTGCTGCGCAGTCAGCTGCAGCCTGGGGACGTGGTGCTGGTGAAGGCCTCCCGTTCGGCCGGCCTGGAGAAGGTGGCCGAGGCCCTGCTCGCCGATGGGGCCGCCCGATGA
- the mraY gene encoding phospho-N-acetylmuramoyl-pentapeptide-transferase, translating into MMKQILFAGGIGLVLSLLGTPALIKLLARHGYGQYIRDDGPKAHHSKRGTPTMGGIAFILATLIAYFATKAITGESPTASGLLVLFLTVGLGLVGFLDDYIKVVKRRSLGLRAKAKLFGQSFVGLAFAILALQFHDSRNLTPASTSISFVRDFSWSIGPVLFVIWAYFMIAAMSNGVNLTDGLDGLATGASVMVFGAYTFIGVWQYGQTCAHMITATANCYDVRDPLDLAVVASALMGSCFGFLWWNTSPAKIFMGDTGSLALGGALAGLAICSHTEILLALVGGLFVIITLSVIIQVGSFRMTGKRVFKMAPLQHHFELKGWSEVLIVVRFWIIQGLCVAVGLGLFYAGWVTG; encoded by the coding sequence ATGATGAAGCAGATCCTCTTCGCCGGCGGCATCGGCCTGGTGCTGTCCCTGCTCGGCACGCCCGCGCTGATCAAGCTGCTGGCCCGGCACGGCTACGGCCAGTACATCCGGGACGACGGCCCGAAGGCGCACCACAGCAAGCGCGGCACCCCCACCATGGGCGGCATCGCGTTCATCCTGGCGACGCTGATCGCCTACTTCGCCACCAAGGCGATAACGGGCGAGTCGCCCACGGCTTCCGGCCTGCTCGTGCTGTTCCTGACGGTGGGTCTCGGCCTGGTCGGCTTCCTGGACGACTACATCAAGGTCGTCAAGCGCCGCTCGCTCGGCCTGCGCGCCAAGGCGAAGCTCTTCGGCCAGTCCTTCGTGGGTCTCGCCTTCGCCATCCTGGCCCTGCAGTTCCACGACAGCCGCAACCTCACCCCGGCCTCCACCAGCATCTCGTTCGTCCGCGACTTCAGCTGGTCGATCGGCCCGGTGCTGTTCGTGATCTGGGCCTACTTCATGATCGCCGCGATGTCGAACGGCGTGAACCTCACCGACGGCCTCGACGGTCTGGCCACCGGCGCCTCGGTGATGGTCTTCGGCGCCTACACCTTCATCGGCGTCTGGCAGTACGGCCAGACCTGCGCCCACATGATCACCGCCACCGCCAACTGCTACGACGTCCGCGACCCGCTGGACCTCGCCGTGGTGGCCTCCGCCCTGATGGGCTCCTGCTTCGGCTTCCTGTGGTGGAACACCTCGCCCGCCAAGATCTTCATGGGTGACACCGGCTCGCTCGCCCTCGGCGGCGCGCTGGCCGGCCTCGCGATCTGCTCCCACACCGAGATCCTGCTCGCCCTGGTCGGCGGCCTCTTCGTGATCATCACCCTGTCGGTGATCATCCAGGTCGGCTCGTTCCGGATGACCGGCAAGCGGGTCTTCAAGATGGCCCCGCTCCAGCACCACTTCGAACTCAAGGGCTGGAGCGAGGTGCTGATCGTCGTCCGGTTCTGGATCATCCAGGGCCTGTGCGTCGCGGTCGGCCTCGGACTCTTCTACGCGGGATGGGTGACCGGATGA